One stretch of Tribolium castaneum strain GA2 chromosome 5, icTriCast1.1, whole genome shotgun sequence DNA includes these proteins:
- the LOC103312904 gene encoding uncharacterized protein LOC103312904: MKFLILIQVWTVFAQVGPNNRGYYWRDYKYKVPEDAVSCGKDSNGQETYVGQAYIHNDGVIVVQIFPAAKEIFAASYGLKKATMAVKILCAKSRDKFAWLRTNSKYFHVNVTDRNPVIGGFNHRELQKGMLHVGRVVHHVEARIGSIDGFLENAKMNYVHGTTLQAADDFEVLLYNDKDDERIV; encoded by the exons ATGAAGTTTTTAATTCTGATTCAAGTCTGGACTGTCTTTGCACAAGTCGGGCCCAACAACAGAG GTTACTACTGGAGGGACTACAAGTACAAAGTCCCCGAAGATGCAGTCTCTTGTGGCAAAGACTCAAACGGGCAGGAAACATACGTCGGTCAAGCCTACATCCACAATGACGGTGTAATAGTGGTCCAGATTTTTCCCGCTGCTAAAGAAATTTTCGCAGCGTCTTACGGCCTCAAGAAGGCGACTATggctgttaaaattttgtgcGCGAAAAGCAGGGATAAGTTCGCTTGGCTGAGGACAAACTCCAAGTATTTCCACGTCAATGTGACTGATCGGAATCCGGTAATTGGGGGATTTAATCACAGAGAGCTGCAGAAAGGGATGTTGCATGTGGGGCGAGTTGTGCACCATGTGGAGGCCCGGATTGGCTCAATCGACGGTTTTCTAGAGAACGCAAAAATGAACTACGTCCATGGAACCACGCTCCAGGCCGCAGACGACTTTGAAGTGCTTCTCTATAATGACAAGGACGATGAGCGcattgtgtaa